The following proteins are co-located in the Mesorhizobium australicum WSM2073 genome:
- a CDS encoding (R)-mandelonitrile lyase, translating into MKIIACGSVPTVIAPEKYFTGRVLQTPIIEKEPPARLRATLVSFEPGARTHWHTHPLGQTLYVTAGAGLVQTWDGPIQEIRAGDVISFAPGEKHWHGAAPKSAMTHIAMQEALDGVHADWLETVSAEQYGG; encoded by the coding sequence ATGAAGATCATTGCTTGCGGCAGCGTGCCGACCGTTATAGCGCCGGAAAAATATTTCACCGGCCGGGTTCTGCAGACGCCAATCATCGAGAAGGAGCCGCCAGCGCGGCTCAGGGCCACGCTGGTCAGTTTCGAGCCCGGCGCGCGCACCCACTGGCACACGCATCCGCTTGGCCAGACGCTTTATGTCACCGCAGGCGCCGGCCTGGTCCAGACATGGGACGGGCCGATCCAGGAAATCAGGGCCGGTGACGTCATCTCCTTCGCGCCCGGCGAGAAGCATTGGCATGGCGCGGCGCCGAAATCGGCAATGACGCACATCGCCATGCAGGAGGCGCTCGACGGCGTCCATGCCGACTGGCTGGAAACGGTGAGCGCTGAGCAATATGGCGGCTGA
- a CDS encoding pyridoxal phosphate-dependent aminotransferase yields MAFLADTLSRVKPSATIAVTQKARELKNAGRDIIGLGAGEPDFDTPDNIKNAAIEAIRRGETKYPPVSGIVPLREAIAKKFKRENNLDYKPEQTIVGTGGKQILFNAFMATLNPGDEVIIPRPYWVSYPEMVAICGGTSVFADTSIDNGFKLTPAVLEKAITPKTKWLLMNSPSNPSGAAYSEAELRALADVLLKHPQVWTLTDDMYEHLTYGDFVFKTIAEVEPKLYERTLTMNGVSKAYAMTGWRIGYAAGPVQLIKAMDMIQGQQTSGACTIAQWASVEALNGPQDFIAKNKAIFQGRRDLVVSMLNQARGITCPSPEGAFYVYPSCAQLIGKKTKAGKMIDTDEAFCSELLEAEGVAVVFGSAFGLGPNFRISYATSETLLEEACTRIQRFTASLT; encoded by the coding sequence ATGGCCTTTCTTGCCGACACCCTTTCCCGCGTTAAGCCTTCCGCCACCATCGCGGTGACGCAGAAAGCGCGCGAGCTGAAAAATGCCGGCCGGGACATCATTGGCCTTGGCGCCGGCGAGCCCGATTTCGACACGCCCGACAACATCAAGAATGCGGCGATCGAGGCCATTCGCCGTGGCGAGACCAAATACCCGCCGGTTTCGGGCATCGTGCCGCTGCGCGAGGCGATCGCGAAAAAATTCAAGCGCGAGAACAATCTCGACTACAAGCCCGAGCAGACCATCGTCGGCACCGGCGGCAAGCAGATCCTGTTCAACGCCTTCATGGCGACGCTAAACCCCGGCGACGAGGTCATCATCCCCCGCCCCTACTGGGTCAGCTATCCCGAAATGGTGGCGATCTGCGGCGGCACGTCGGTATTTGCCGACACCTCGATCGACAATGGCTTCAAGCTGACGCCGGCGGTGCTGGAAAAGGCAATCACACCGAAGACCAAATGGCTGCTGATGAACTCGCCGTCGAACCCGTCGGGCGCGGCCTATAGCGAGGCCGAACTGCGGGCGCTCGCCGACGTGCTGTTGAAGCACCCGCAGGTCTGGACGCTGACCGACGACATGTACGAACACCTGACCTATGGCGACTTCGTCTTCAAGACTATCGCCGAGGTCGAGCCCAAGCTCTACGAGCGCACGCTGACCATGAACGGCGTCTCGAAAGCCTATGCCATGACCGGCTGGCGCATCGGCTACGCCGCCGGTCCCGTCCAGTTGATCAAGGCGATGGACATGATTCAGGGCCAGCAGACCTCCGGCGCCTGCACCATCGCGCAATGGGCTTCGGTCGAGGCGTTGAATGGCCCGCAGGATTTCATCGCCAAGAACAAGGCGATCTTTCAAGGCAGGCGGGACCTCGTCGTCTCGATGCTCAACCAGGCGCGCGGCATCACCTGCCCGTCGCCGGAAGGCGCCTTCTATGTCTATCCGTCCTGCGCCCAGCTGATCGGGAAGAAGACCAAGGCCGGCAAGATGATCGACACCGACGAGGCCTTCTGCTCGGAACTGCTCGAGGCCGAGGGCGTCGCGGTGGTGTTCGGCTCGGCCTTCGGCCTTGGCCCCAACTTCCGCATCTCCTACGCCACCTCGGAGACGCTGCTGGAGGAAGCCTGCACGCGCATCCAGCGCTTCACGGCATCGCTGACCTGA
- a CDS encoding putative bifunctional diguanylate cyclase/phosphodiesterase produces the protein MSILATIKDHSGRIYRGIQSLLVISTGAAVLGAFDVSQDLSAGGAFAISILATSLALLALMYMRSSVVHRLQSAAAAEAEKHHFLTRDAMTGATTRRYFLEALREGLGTRRDRREAALLLIDLDHFKQLNDTFGHQFGDLTLAHLVKTAERIFAGAMVGRLGGDEFGVIIPHGDLAAINKDVRRLLDAMRAGKSHEGKTIPLSISIGVALAPAHASNTTELMLVADLALYESKAAGRGRVTVFDEEMLSDKRYRRLVERELRAAVYLGELELHYQPIVGPDGSTEAFEGLIRWRHPVRGLIAPAEFIAIAERSTLIDMLGEWVFKRACADIGQFAGRRISINVSGEQLKRDEIVTMCDRVLKDTGRSASQFIIEITETVATAATPEILRRLEALRGLGFHIALDDFGTGHCGFNYLKTLPVDIIKIDRSYIRALAHDQVAQIFVSALAQIARIQEVTIVAEGVETAEEFALAKAAGCNRFQGYFFGRPVPRGKLALLDGRSAEPLALSA, from the coding sequence ATGAGCATACTGGCGACGATCAAGGACCATAGCGGCCGGATCTATCGCGGTATCCAGTCGCTGCTCGTGATCAGCACCGGCGCGGCGGTGCTTGGCGCTTTCGACGTCTCGCAAGACCTGTCAGCCGGCGGTGCCTTCGCCATCTCGATCCTGGCCACGAGCCTGGCCTTGCTGGCATTGATGTACATGCGCAGCAGCGTCGTCCATCGTCTCCAGTCGGCCGCCGCTGCGGAAGCCGAGAAACATCATTTCCTCACCAGAGATGCGATGACCGGCGCCACGACGAGACGCTATTTCCTCGAAGCGCTGCGCGAAGGCCTGGGCACCAGGCGCGACAGGCGCGAGGCAGCCTTGCTCTTGATCGACCTCGACCATTTCAAGCAGTTGAACGACACGTTCGGACACCAGTTCGGCGACCTCACCTTGGCGCATCTGGTCAAGACCGCGGAGCGCATCTTTGCCGGCGCCATGGTAGGACGCCTCGGCGGCGACGAATTCGGTGTTATCATTCCCCATGGCGACCTGGCGGCCATCAACAAGGATGTCAGACGATTGCTGGATGCCATGCGCGCCGGCAAATCGCATGAAGGCAAGACCATTCCGCTCTCCATTTCGATCGGCGTCGCCCTGGCGCCGGCCCATGCCTCGAACACGACGGAATTGATGCTGGTTGCCGATCTGGCGCTTTATGAAAGCAAGGCGGCGGGCCGTGGCCGCGTCACCGTCTTCGACGAGGAGATGCTGTCCGACAAGCGCTACCGGCGGCTGGTCGAACGGGAATTGCGCGCCGCGGTCTATCTGGGCGAACTCGAACTGCATTATCAGCCGATCGTCGGCCCGGACGGTTCCACCGAGGCGTTCGAGGGGCTGATCCGCTGGCGCCACCCGGTTCGCGGGCTGATCGCGCCGGCCGAGTTCATTGCGATCGCCGAGCGATCGACGTTGATCGACATGCTCGGCGAATGGGTGTTCAAGCGGGCTTGTGCCGACATCGGCCAGTTCGCCGGCCGCCGCATTTCCATCAACGTCTCCGGCGAGCAGCTCAAGCGTGACGAGATCGTGACCATGTGCGACCGCGTGCTGAAGGACACTGGCCGGTCGGCATCACAGTTCATCATCGAGATCACCGAGACGGTGGCGACCGCCGCCACGCCCGAGATCCTGCGGCGCCTCGAGGCATTGCGTGGCCTCGGCTTTCACATCGCCCTCGACGATTTCGGCACCGGCCATTGCGGCTTCAACTATCTGAAGACCTTGCCCGTCGACATCATCAAGATCGATCGCTCCTACATCCGCGCCCTCGCTCACGATCAGGTGGCACAGATATTCGTCTCGGCGCTGGCGCAGATCGCGCGCATCCAGGAGGTCACCATCGTGGCGGAAGGCGTGGAGACGGCAGAAGAATTCGCTCTCGCCAAGGCGGCCGGGTGCAATCGCTTCCAGGGTTATTTCTTCGGCAGGCCGGTGCCTCGCGGCAAGCTCGCGCTGCTTGACGGGCGCTCGGCCGAACCGCTCGCGCTCAGCGCCTGA
- a CDS encoding EAL domain-containing protein — translation MSVERRRTVGDAIFVDEIGIECGIHGDFRLRSAYQPIYAPRGGSLHPVAVEGLIEPHRAGRPVSPRVFFDSVAAPERLYVETMCRVLHLRNFHNIGVDGLDLFFNYNPLVNDHAGRALAEIRLMSRHLDELGLAPAMLVCEITEQAADDALLARLVREMRRDGIRIAIDDFGTGHSTVERVSLLQPDIVKIDGGWFAEFCRHAAAERFFRPLVSSLHDRGAKVLVEGIEQPTHLRVALEGGVDLLQGFLLGRPALAGTIFNEEPLAVDALLGFDNKVVPLHKRR, via the coding sequence ATGAGCGTCGAGCGGCGGCGCACCGTCGGCGATGCGATCTTCGTCGACGAGATCGGCATCGAATGTGGCATCCATGGCGACTTCCGCCTGCGCAGCGCCTACCAGCCGATCTACGCCCCGCGCGGCGGCAGCTTGCATCCCGTGGCCGTCGAGGGCCTGATCGAACCGCACCGCGCCGGCCGGCCGGTGTCGCCGCGGGTGTTCTTCGACAGCGTCGCGGCTCCGGAGCGGCTGTACGTCGAAACAATGTGCCGGGTGCTGCATCTGAGGAATTTCCACAATATCGGGGTCGACGGGCTCGACCTGTTCTTCAATTACAATCCCCTGGTCAACGACCATGCTGGACGGGCGCTGGCCGAGATCCGGCTGATGAGCCGGCACCTCGATGAACTCGGCCTGGCACCGGCCATGCTGGTGTGTGAAATCACCGAGCAGGCGGCGGACGATGCGCTGCTGGCCAGGCTGGTGCGTGAAATGCGGCGCGACGGCATCCGCATCGCCATTGACGATTTCGGCACCGGCCATTCGACCGTGGAGCGGGTGAGCCTGCTTCAGCCCGACATCGTCAAGATCGATGGCGGCTGGTTCGCGGAATTCTGCCGCCACGCCGCCGCGGAACGCTTCTTCCGCCCGCTGGTGTCCAGCCTCCACGATCGCGGTGCCAAGGTGCTGGTCGAGGGCATCGAGCAGCCCACCCATTTGCGTGTCGCGCTCGAAGGCGGGGTCGATTTGCTGCAGGGCTTTCTGCTTGGGCGTCCGGCGCTGGCCGGCACCATCTTCAACGAAGAGCCGCTTGCCGTCGATGCGCTGCTGGGCTTCGACAACAAGGTCGTGCCATTGCATAAGCGGCGCTGA
- a CDS encoding EAL domain-containing protein, whose product MSRSIGLAHITRHDDGTSSGVWGIYTLQSAFQPIFAFNEGKLSVAAFEGLIRPFRDGEPQSPMSFFSTCPAADRLHVEALTRTLHLLNAGACLPQEASIFINFDPSVFTERAVADNALRDMRLVLQEAGIDPGRVVCEVTEQRSASQETLHGFVAALRANGFRIAVDDYGADDSDITRVKELRPDIVKFDAHWITQLMESGAGFALLTSMVRSFEDQGIRTVFEGIEEGWQLELAERSGASMVQGYVLARPELAPTSFRAFGQGSPEPVPPPSHAPAPPAVAPRTGRPAKAFGRKVAP is encoded by the coding sequence TTGTCGCGCAGCATCGGACTTGCCCATATCACCCGTCATGATGACGGCACCTCGAGTGGTGTCTGGGGCATTTATACGCTGCAAAGCGCTTTTCAGCCGATCTTTGCCTTCAACGAGGGCAAGCTTTCGGTTGCCGCCTTCGAAGGGCTGATCCGCCCGTTTCGCGACGGCGAGCCGCAATCGCCGATGAGCTTTTTTTCCACCTGTCCGGCGGCCGACCGTCTGCATGTCGAGGCGCTGACCAGGACGCTGCATCTGCTCAATGCCGGCGCCTGCCTGCCGCAAGAGGCGTCGATCTTCATCAATTTCGACCCGTCGGTGTTCACCGAGCGCGCTGTCGCCGACAATGCCTTGCGTGACATGCGGCTGGTGCTGCAGGAAGCCGGCATCGATCCGGGCCGCGTCGTTTGCGAGGTGACGGAGCAGAGATCGGCATCGCAGGAAACCCTGCACGGCTTCGTCGCCGCGCTCAGGGCCAACGGCTTCCGGATTGCCGTCGACGACTATGGCGCCGACGATTCCGACATCACCCGCGTCAAGGAATTGCGCCCCGACATCGTCAAGTTCGATGCGCACTGGATCACGCAACTGATGGAATCGGGCGCCGGTTTCGCGCTGCTGACATCCATGGTGAGGAGCTTCGAGGACCAGGGCATCCGCACCGTGTTCGAAGGTATCGAGGAAGGCTGGCAACTGGAGCTGGCGGAACGATCGGGCGCCTCGATGGTCCAGGGCTATGTGCTGGCCCGCCCAGAACTGGCGCCGACGAGTTTCCGCGCTTTCGGCCAGGGCAGTCCCGAGCCGGTTCCTCCCCCGAGCCATGCGCCCGCTCCCCCCGCCGTCGCGCCGCGCACCGGGCGGCCCGCAAAAGCCTTCGGGCGCAAGGTGGCGCCATGA
- a CDS encoding cold-shock protein, protein MATGTVKWFNATKGFGFIQPDSGGADVFVHISAVERAGLSTLVEGQKINFEIEQDRRTGKSSAGSLSKAA, encoded by the coding sequence ATGGCAACTGGAACGGTCAAGTGGTTCAACGCCACCAAGGGTTTCGGCTTCATCCAGCCTGACAGCGGCGGCGCGGACGTTTTCGTCCACATCTCGGCTGTCGAGCGCGCTGGACTGTCGACCCTGGTCGAAGGCCAGAAGATCAACTTCGAGATCGAGCAGGACCGCCGCACTGGCAAGTCGTCCGCTGGTTCTCTGAGCAAGGCAGCCTGA
- a CDS encoding methylated-DNA--[protein]-cysteine S-methyltransferase: METTSSITAGHAVLETVIGFMGIAWSEKGLIRLCLPERSREAVERRLMRHAGISASTAQPSWVVELIASIKAYAAGEDVDFTGFPVDLDGIDDFRLAVYDAARKLSYGETTTYGELAKRAGHAGLPRETGAALGANPVPLVIPCHRIVAAGGKIGGFSAPGGSTTKEKMLAMEGVRVGPPPPAQVSFGF; the protein is encoded by the coding sequence ATGGAAACGACATCTTCGATCACGGCCGGCCACGCAGTGTTAGAAACAGTGATCGGTTTCATGGGCATTGCCTGGAGCGAAAAGGGCCTGATCCGGCTTTGCCTGCCCGAACGCAGCCGCGAAGCGGTGGAGCGGCGGCTGATGCGCCATGCCGGCATTTCCGCCTCCACGGCCCAGCCGTCATGGGTGGTCGAACTGATCGCCTCGATCAAGGCTTACGCCGCGGGCGAGGACGTCGATTTCACCGGCTTTCCCGTCGACCTCGACGGCATCGACGATTTCCGCCTCGCCGTCTACGACGCGGCACGGAAACTCAGCTACGGCGAAACCACCACCTATGGCGAACTCGCCAAGCGCGCCGGCCATGCCGGCCTGCCGCGCGAAACCGGGGCGGCCCTTGGCGCCAATCCAGTGCCGCTGGTCATCCCGTGCCACCGCATCGTCGCTGCCGGCGGCAAGATCGGCGGCTTCTCCGCACCCGGCGGCTCGACCACCAAGGAAAAGATGCTGGCCATGGAAGGCGTGCGCGTCGGCCCGCCGCCGCCGGCTCAGGTGTCCTTCGGCTTCTGA
- a CDS encoding glutathione S-transferase family protein, whose translation MILYSMIDSGNCYKPRLLMAKLGLAFTTVEVSSHTGDTRKADFVAKNPNAMVPLLELDDGRRLAESNAILLYLAEGTRLLPADKYERGLAYQWLFFEQYSHEPYIAVRKALLTFPERAADATPERLAVTLERGNKALGVMNTYLENNAFFAGRTFSIADIALYAYTHTAEQGGFQLDAYPAVVAWLGRVEADPGHVPIEWVG comes from the coding sequence ATGATACTTTACAGCATGATCGATAGCGGCAATTGCTACAAGCCGCGTTTGCTGATGGCCAAGCTCGGCCTGGCCTTCACCACTGTCGAGGTGAGTTCGCATACCGGCGATACGCGCAAGGCCGATTTCGTCGCCAAGAACCCGAACGCCATGGTGCCACTGCTGGAACTGGACGACGGCCGGCGGCTGGCAGAATCCAACGCCATCCTGCTCTATCTCGCCGAAGGCACACGCTTGCTGCCCGCGGACAAATATGAGCGCGGGCTCGCTTATCAGTGGCTGTTCTTCGAACAATACAGCCACGAGCCCTATATCGCCGTGCGCAAGGCGCTGCTGACCTTTCCGGAACGCGCAGCGGATGCCACGCCGGAGCGGCTGGCTGTGACGCTGGAGCGCGGCAACAAGGCGCTTGGCGTCATGAACACATATCTCGAAAACAACGCCTTCTTCGCCGGCCGCACATTCAGCATCGCCGACATCGCGCTCTATGCTTATACCCACACGGCGGAGCAGGGCGGGTTCCAACTCGACGCCTATCCGGCGGTGGTCGCCTGGCTCGGCCGCGTGGAGGCGGACCCGGGGCATGTGCCGATCGAATGGGTGGGGTAG